The Mycolicibacterium boenickei genome has a segment encoding these proteins:
- the eccD gene encoding type VII secretion integral membrane protein EccD, with protein sequence MTATAAAAGPTSGATPSRPSTTRVTILTGKRMTDLVLPAAAPIETYIDETVSVLGELLEDTPKDTLAGFDFSEQGMWAFARPGAPPLKADESLDDAGVVDGSLLTLVSVSRTERYRPLVEDVIDAIAVLDESPIFDRTALNRFVGVAIPVVATAITVMSLVSSSGAGQGWWWAIALGLFGLGLLGGSFAAQSRYENLELAESLLLAATIVLGGAAALAVPLPYDADSLGAPQAAGAGAVVLLLTLATRGGPRRRADVASFVAILAIAITGAAITIGYGGATWVPAGAIAFGLIVVTNAAKLTVAVARIALPPIPAPGESVSNDELLDPVITPDEVDEASPTWKAIIASVPESAARLQERSLLTRQLLIGFLSAGSLVLAVGAIAVVVQGHFFVHSMIVAALVAVICGFRSRLYAERWCSWSLLAAAIAVPTGVMVRLCLWNPSSAWLVLAIYTALGLVAVIAVGATDGVRRVSPVTKRILELTDGAAIAAVIPLLLWIAGVYDLLRNLRLH encoded by the coding sequence TTGACCGCGACCGCAGCCGCCGCCGGCCCGACTAGCGGCGCGACGCCCAGCAGGCCGTCCACCACCCGGGTCACCATCTTGACCGGCAAGCGGATGACCGATCTGGTGTTGCCCGCCGCCGCGCCCATCGAGACCTACATCGACGAAACCGTCAGTGTGCTGGGCGAATTGCTCGAGGACACACCGAAGGACACCCTCGCGGGCTTCGACTTCTCCGAGCAGGGGATGTGGGCGTTTGCCCGCCCGGGTGCGCCGCCGTTGAAGGCCGATGAATCCCTCGACGATGCCGGCGTGGTCGACGGTTCGCTGTTGACGCTCGTCTCGGTCAGCCGCACCGAGCGGTACCGCCCGCTGGTCGAGGACGTGATCGACGCGATCGCCGTGCTGGACGAATCACCGATTTTCGACCGGACCGCGCTGAACCGCTTTGTCGGCGTGGCCATCCCGGTGGTGGCCACGGCCATCACCGTGATGTCGCTGGTGTCCTCGAGTGGCGCCGGCCAGGGCTGGTGGTGGGCGATTGCGCTCGGGCTGTTCGGCCTTGGTCTGCTCGGCGGCAGCTTCGCAGCCCAGAGCCGGTACGAGAACCTCGAGCTGGCAGAGAGCCTGCTGCTGGCCGCGACGATCGTGTTGGGCGGCGCCGCGGCACTGGCCGTGCCGTTGCCGTACGACGCGGATTCCCTTGGCGCACCACAGGCTGCCGGTGCCGGTGCAGTGGTGCTGTTGTTGACGTTGGCGACCCGCGGTGGGCCGCGTCGTCGTGCTGACGTGGCCTCATTCGTCGCCATCTTGGCGATCGCGATCACCGGAGCGGCGATCACGATCGGGTACGGCGGGGCTACTTGGGTGCCGGCCGGCGCCATCGCATTCGGACTGATCGTGGTGACCAACGCGGCCAAACTCACTGTCGCTGTTGCCCGTATCGCCCTGCCGCCGATCCCGGCGCCGGGTGAGTCGGTGTCCAACGACGAGCTGCTCGACCCGGTGATCACACCGGACGAGGTCGACGAGGCCTCGCCCACGTGGAAGGCGATCATCGCTTCGGTGCCGGAATCGGCTGCCCGACTGCAGGAACGCAGCTTGCTCACCCGCCAGCTGCTGATCGGCTTCCTGTCGGCCGGCTCGCTGGTGCTGGCGGTCGGCGCCATCGCGGTTGTGGTGCAAGGACACTTCTTCGTGCACAGCATGATCGTGGCCGCACTGGTCGCCGTGATCTGTGGCTTCCGCTCGCGGCTCTATGCCGAGCGGTGGTGCTCCTGGTCCTTGCTCGCGGCGGCCATCGCCGTGCCGACCGGCGTGATGGTGCGCCTGTGCCTGTGGAATCCGAGCAGCGCCTGGTTGGTGCTGGCGATCTACACAGCCCTGGGTCTGGTCGCCGTCATCGCCGTCGGTGCCACCGACGGCGTGCGCCGGGTGTCGCCGGTGACCAAGCGGATCCTCGAGCTGACCGACGGCGCAGCCATCGCAGCGGTGATCCCGCTGCTGCTGTGGATCGCCGGCGTGTACGACCTGCTGCGAAACCTGCGGTTGCACTGA
- a CDS encoding EspA/EspE family type VII secretion system effector, whose translation MGLAYLENVKSFAEFGFAVKGTYEHLDALGADKPGEVALAKAGLAADGIGAAQMIGDFGIGKLGPKYVDKLGDNFKVFGESTPGLKSAYNPNARQMKGLGTPIIGAALLAINGMQLMCGVGDPETGDRFAKGANGFSEISDTLKQATPTDQWYGTGSDAYTADNEQQQQRAAAMSKIDAEVKGIVANEAEQIKNTRTVLDITATSLTYMIPIAIVIGKIPPTGPANQMAFELGAVAGTMPVALGACATMESLTLANAQKFARAASAYREVAAGAKSKGAPPAVMSPPGGNTTSKPWSPSDGTATGTGEGSINV comes from the coding sequence ATGGGCCTGGCATACCTAGAGAATGTAAAGTCCTTCGCTGAATTCGGCTTCGCCGTCAAAGGTACTTACGAACACCTCGACGCCCTAGGCGCGGACAAGCCAGGGGAAGTGGCTCTAGCCAAGGCGGGTCTTGCGGCGGACGGTATAGGTGCAGCCCAAATGATCGGCGATTTCGGCATTGGTAAATTGGGGCCTAAATACGTCGATAAACTCGGGGATAATTTCAAAGTATTCGGTGAATCAACTCCCGGATTGAAATCCGCCTACAATCCGAACGCACGCCAAATGAAGGGTCTGGGCACACCCATCATCGGCGCGGCCCTTCTCGCCATTAATGGGATGCAGTTGATGTGCGGCGTCGGCGATCCGGAGACCGGCGACCGGTTCGCGAAGGGCGCCAACGGTTTCTCCGAAATCTCGGATACTTTGAAGCAGGCAACGCCTACGGACCAGTGGTACGGGACCGGGTCGGATGCTTACACCGCCGATAATGAGCAGCAACAGCAACGTGCAGCGGCGATGAGCAAAATCGATGCCGAAGTGAAGGGCATCGTCGCTAACGAAGCGGAACAGATAAAGAACACACGTACGGTTCTCGACATCACTGCGACGTCACTGACCTACATGATCCCAATCGCGATTGTTATCGGGAAGATTCCGCCGACAGGCCCTGCGAACCAGATGGCATTCGAACTCGGTGCAGTCGCGGGAACGATGCCCGTCGCGTTAGGGGCATGCGCAACAATGGAATCGCTGACCCTGGCGAACGCCCAGAAGTTCGCGCGAGCAGCTAGCGCCTACCGAGAGGTCGCTGCCGGAGCCAAGTCCAAGGGGGCGCCGCCGGCAGTCATGTCACCGCCAGGCGGAAACACGACGTCAAAGCCGTGGTCTCCATCCGATGGCACCGCGACAGGTACCGGGGAGGGATCGATCAATGTCTGA
- a CDS encoding type VII secretion target: MSDGTLGVTSSHVRQLSDGQSTAMTSIQSNAKVTDGVAASMFVNHGPICLASITALGMANDARAAACAAMASVSQDMAKKLDVTASQYDQTDAEAAAKIDKEMHPR, translated from the coding sequence ATGTCTGACGGCACGCTGGGGGTCACGTCCTCCCATGTTCGCCAACTATCCGACGGCCAGAGCACGGCCATGACGTCTATTCAATCGAACGCCAAAGTCACTGACGGCGTGGCCGCATCGATGTTCGTGAACCACGGTCCGATCTGCTTAGCGAGCATCACAGCCCTGGGGATGGCGAACGACGCCCGCGCTGCGGCATGCGCTGCAATGGCATCCGTGTCGCAGGATATGGCGAAGAAGCTCGACGTCACTGCGTCGCAGTACGACCAGACGGATGCTGAAGCCGCAGCCAAGATCGACAAGGAGATGCATCCGCGGTGA